TAGGTATATCGGTTGACGCCAACGTGCTGATATACGAACGCGCGCGTGAGGAACTTGCCCTGGGTAAATCCATCAAACTGGCGGTAGCGGATGGTTTTAAACACGCACTTTCATCTATCCTCGACTCGAACATCAGTACATTCCTTACGGGGTTGATCCTATTCGTATTCGGCAGCGGCCCTATCAAAGGCTTCGCGGTTGTATTGATGATCGGTATCGCAACTTCATTGTTCTGTTCATTGCTTATCTCAAGGCTCATATTTGAATGGATGATCACCAAAGGATGGGACATCAAATTCTCGAACCCATGGAGTTCACACACCTTTAAAAATGCCAACTATGCTTTTGTAAAGAACCGTTTCAAATTCTATGCTTTCTCTGGAGTTTTCATTATAGCGGGCCTTATATCTATGTTTACACAGGGCTTTAACTATGGCGTCGATTTTGTTGGCGGCCGTACCTATATCGTCCAGTTCGATAATAAAAATGTAACAACCGAGACCGTCCATAAATCTATCGACGCACCCTTGGGGGCCAGCGAGGTGAAAACATTCGGCGCAGATAAAATAAGTATTACCACCAAGTACCTGATCGAGGAAAACACGACTTCGGCTGACACAAAGGTTAGGCAGACATTGATCAACGCTTTGGGCAAAAATCCAGAAACTAAGATCACCGACAAGAACATCATTAAATTCCAAAAAGTGAAGGCCACCATAGCAGAGGGCCTTAAACAATCGGCTTTCTGGACGGTACTTATCGCCATTGTCATCATATCGGCTTATATATTACTCCGGTTCCGCAAATGGCAGTTCAGCCTCGGGGCAATGGTGGCTACCGCGCATGATGCTTTGATGGTGTTGTCGTTCTTTTCGCTGTTCAAGAACTTTATTCCATTCCTGGATATCGACCAGTCGTTCATTGCGGCCATATTGACAGTTATCGGTTACTCTATCAATGATACGGTGGTGGTATTTGACCGTATCCGCGAGTTCCTGGGTCTGCACCATTCTGCATCTGATGATCCTAAGGAAGTTATTAATCACGCTATCAATAAAACACTGAGCCGTACTATTATCACCGCTTTAACCGTGTTATTCGTGCTGATAGTGCTGTTTATATTTGGCGGCGAAGTTATCAGGGGCTTCTCGTTCGCATTGCTGGTAGGCGTTTGCTTTGGTACTTATTCGTCCATTTGTATCGCTACCCCGGTAATTATCGACTTTGGTAAAAAGGACCTCAAATAAAAGTCATCTTTCATAATATCGAAGGCTCCAAACAACATTTGGAGCCTTTTTTGTTATCTGTTAATAACATATTCATTTAAATATGAAAGCGGCAGACACATCAAAATACCCCCGGGTAGTAATTATAGGCGGCGGCTTTGGCGGCCTCGAGGTAGCTAAAGCCCTTGCCAACAAGCCGGTAGAAGTATTAATGCTGGATAAGCATAACTATCATACTTTTCAACCGCTGCTTTACCAGGTTGCGACAGGCAGCCTTGAAGCAGAATCTATAGCGTTTTCACTGCGCAAGAATTTCGATAACCAAAAAAATTTCCGGTTCAGAATGACCGAGGTAACCGGTATTAACCCGGAAAAACATATGGTTGATACCACCACGGGCGAAATTCCATACGATTACCTGGTGATAGCTACCGGGTCGACAACAAACTTTTTTGGCAACAAGGACATAGAACACAATGCCATGCCAATGAAATCCATTCCCGAGGCATTGAACCTGAGGTACCTGGTATTACAAAACCTTGAGGAAGCGGAACTGCTCAAAACTAAGGAAGAACGTGAACCTTACCTCAACTTTGTATTAGTGGGGGCTGGCCCTACCGGTGTTGAGCTGGCAGGAGCGCTTGCCGAATTGAAGAACCATATACTCAGCAAGGATTACCCTGAACTGAACAGGCATGAGATGAAAGTTTATCTTGCCGATTTTTTGCCGAAGGTGCTGGGGCCTTTTTCAGATGAAGGTTCATCTGCGGCCAAAAAGTTCCTTGAGAGAATGGGTGTCGAAGTGATGCTGAAAGCAAAGGTTGAGAGTTACGACGGCAGCGTGATCACTTTTGAAGGTGGCAAAAGCATCCGTACCAAAAACGTTATCTGGTCTGCAGGGGTAATGGGCGTTATTCCCGACGGTATTGACAAGAGCCTGATAGAAAAAGGTAACCGCATCCGGGTGGACAACGTTTGCCGGGTGGCAGGATATCCCAATATATTTGCCATTGGTGATGTGGCGGCCATGATAACGCCTGACACACCAAAAGGGCACCCTGGTGTGGCCCAGGTAGCTATTCAAATGGGTAAAAATGTTGGTAAGAACATTGTTCGCCTCATCAATAATGAGCCGACTGAGCCTTTTAAATACTTTGATAAGGGCTCATTGGCCACAATAGGGCGCAACAAAGCTATTGCCGACCTGGGTAAGTTAAAATTCCAGGGCTTTTTCGCCTGGCTGATATGGATGTTCGTGCACCTGATATCACTTTTAGGTTTCCGGAAGAAGGTGGTGGTATTCATCAACTGGGTGGGAAGCTACCTCAGTTATAACGGCGGGTCGCGTTTGATCATGCGGCGATACGTTAAGGAGGCGGTTCCGCAGGAAGCGGAAATGTTACCGCATTCGGATTAAACTTTATTTCGCTTTAATGGTCAAATTACAGCGTAACAGAACCTATATTAGCCTTTAGTAATCCGGCCATGAAAACTTTAATACTCAGCATTGCCTTAATGTTCTCCCTTACTGTTGCCTATGCCCAGGACGATGGCAACAGCGTTGTACGTACTTACCAGGTCGACCATGGCAGGAATGCTCCCATAGCCACGGTGCATGATTCGATAAGGCTTCAGATCGATAGCAACATGGCATGGTATCAAAAAACCTTTAAAACAGACAGTGATATTAAGGTGAGCAAGATTTTTTTGCGTGCCCTGCAATTTATGGCGGCGAAGAACTTCCAGCAAAACTATGGTTACGAGCCTGAGGGTAAGATGATATTTACAAGCACGCAGGACCTTAACCCAACCCAGCCGGGAAACTACGACGAACTGCAAATATATACGGTGCAGTTTGCCGTAACTATCGACATAAAAAATGCCAGGTACCGCACAACTATTCATAACGTAACGTTTTATCTGCCTTCCGAGACCGGCAACAGGAGACTGACCTTAAAAGAAATGAATCAACGAGCCGTCTTCGGGAACTCGAGATCGGTGCGTAAGGAGGCGGCGCGAATTATGGAATCATTTGAAAGGTACCTGGTGAGTCTCACCAATGAACTGTATGTTGAGGTGGAACATAAAGCTATAATTTACGACCCAAAATTCTGACATTCGTATAAATGCCATCCGAAATACAGATCACCGAATGCCCGCGCGATGCTATGCAGGGCCTTGCTCATTTTGTACCAACCGCCGTTAAGGCCACTTATATCAACCTCCTTTTACAGGTTGGTTTCGACACGATCGACTTCGGCAGCTTTGTATCGCCTAAAGCTATACCCCAAATGCGCGATACTGCGGATGTGCTGAAACAACTGGATCTCAGTAGTACCCCATCAAAACTACTGGCCATTATTGCCAATTACCGCGGTGCCGAAGATGCTTCGAAATATGAGGCGATCAGTTATATGGGATTTCCCTTTTCCATATCCGAAACGTTTCAGCGGCGAAACACCAATGCAAGCATAAATGAAGCCTTTGAAACGGTAAAAAAAATAAATGAGCTATGCCAACGCCACAACAAACATCTGCTCACTTATCTTTCCATGGGATTCGGCAATCCGTATGGTGACGAATGGAACGTTGAACTAGTATTGCATTGGGCCGAAAAACTGATCAACGATGGAATTAAATATATTTCATTAGCCGATACAATTGGCATTGCGAATCCTCAACAGATTAGTGATCTGTATGCTTTGCTTTCTGATCAATTCCCCGGCACCATGTTCGGCATACACCTGCACTCAACGCCAAACACATGGTTCGAAAAAATAGATGCTGCCTTTAAAAGTGGCTGCAAACGCTTTGATACTGCGCTTAAAGGCTATGGCGGCTGCCCGATGGCCAAAGACGACCTTACAGGTAATATTGCGACTGAGAATGTGATTGCATACCTTCAGCAACAAGGCGTTGATACCGGGCTTAATTTAGACAAGCTACAGGAAGCGATGGATTATTCGGGCAAAGTTTTTACGCATTCCTGATCATCTTATAATGCCTTATCCCGGCTTCCTCAAAT
Above is a window of Mucilaginibacter ginsenosidivorans DNA encoding:
- a CDS encoding NAD(P)/FAD-dependent oxidoreductase, coding for MKAADTSKYPRVVIIGGGFGGLEVAKALANKPVEVLMLDKHNYHTFQPLLYQVATGSLEAESIAFSLRKNFDNQKNFRFRMTEVTGINPEKHMVDTTTGEIPYDYLVIATGSTTNFFGNKDIEHNAMPMKSIPEALNLRYLVLQNLEEAELLKTKEEREPYLNFVLVGAGPTGVELAGALAELKNHILSKDYPELNRHEMKVYLADFLPKVLGPFSDEGSSAAKKFLERMGVEVMLKAKVESYDGSVITFEGGKSIRTKNVIWSAGVMGVIPDGIDKSLIEKGNRIRVDNVCRVAGYPNIFAIGDVAAMITPDTPKGHPGVAQVAIQMGKNVGKNIVRLINNEPTEPFKYFDKGSLATIGRNKAIADLGKLKFQGFFAWLIWMFVHLISLLGFRKKVVVFINWVGSYLSYNGGSRLIMRRYVKEAVPQEAEMLPHSD
- a CDS encoding hydroxymethylglutaryl-CoA lyase, yielding MPSEIQITECPRDAMQGLAHFVPTAVKATYINLLLQVGFDTIDFGSFVSPKAIPQMRDTADVLKQLDLSSTPSKLLAIIANYRGAEDASKYEAISYMGFPFSISETFQRRNTNASINEAFETVKKINELCQRHNKHLLTYLSMGFGNPYGDEWNVELVLHWAEKLINDGIKYISLADTIGIANPQQISDLYALLSDQFPGTMFGIHLHSTPNTWFEKIDAAFKSGCKRFDTALKGYGGCPMAKDDLTGNIATENVIAYLQQQGVDTGLNLDKLQEAMDYSGKVFTHS